Proteins encoded within one genomic window of Spiribacter curvatus:
- the dksA gene encoding RNA polymerase-binding protein DksA has translation MTDNASLPVRGIEPYPLAEGETYMNEAQLAHFQSILGAWKQQLQEEVERTVSHMRDDANHYADPADRATQEEEFALELRTRDRERKLIRKIDKTLERIRKDDYGFCDECGVEIGIRRLEARPTATLCVDCKTLEEIREKQRVA, from the coding sequence ATGACCGACAATGCTTCCCTGCCTGTTCGAGGGATTGAGCCGTACCCGCTTGCTGAGGGCGAGACGTACATGAATGAGGCTCAACTGGCGCATTTTCAGTCGATACTTGGCGCCTGGAAGCAACAGCTCCAGGAAGAGGTAGAGCGGACTGTCAGCCACATGCGTGATGACGCCAACCATTACGCGGATCCAGCCGACCGGGCGACCCAGGAAGAGGAATTCGCGCTGGAGCTGCGCACCCGTGACCGGGAGCGCAAACTGATCCGCAAGATCGACAAGACCCTGGAGCGCATCCGTAAGGATGACTACGGGTTCTGCGATGAGTGCGGCGTGGAAATCGGTATCCGGCGCCTGGAGGCACGCCCGACGGCGACGCTCTGCGTGGACTGCAAGACCCTCGAGGAAATCCGCGAAAAGCAGCGGGTGGCCTGA
- a CDS encoding 3-deoxy-7-phosphoheptulonate synthase, translated as MSETSIDNLNVLSQDPLPTPADLKARQPLSDRAMETVQAGRQAVEAILDGQDPRMLVVIGPCSIHDLEAAKDYARRLKGLHDELSDSLFIVMRVYFEKPRTTVGWKGLINDPYMDDSFDIEEGLRRARELLLYMAELGLPAGTEALDPITPQYLGDLISWTAIGARTTESQTHREMASGLSTAVGFKNGTDGSLDVAINAMRSAASPHSFLGITQHDGRSAIIRTAGNRYGHVVLRGGDQPNYDSVSIALCEKALADEGLSACLMVDCSHANSSKDPGLQPLVMDNLVNQIVEGNRSIVAAMIESHIGWGKQKLGDDPSALEYGVSITDGCIDWATTERMLREAAGKLSQPLQARIA; from the coding sequence ATGAGCGAAACCAGTATCGATAACCTCAACGTCCTCTCGCAGGATCCGCTGCCAACGCCGGCCGATCTCAAGGCCCGGCAGCCGCTCTCGGACAGAGCCATGGAGACCGTGCAGGCCGGCCGGCAGGCGGTGGAGGCCATTCTCGATGGCCAGGATCCGCGTATGTTGGTGGTGATCGGTCCCTGCTCGATTCATGACCTCGAGGCGGCCAAGGATTACGCCCGCCGCCTCAAGGGACTGCATGACGAGCTCAGTGACTCGCTTTTCATCGTCATGCGGGTCTACTTCGAGAAGCCACGGACCACCGTGGGCTGGAAGGGGCTGATCAATGATCCGTACATGGATGACAGTTTCGACATCGAAGAGGGCCTGCGCCGGGCGCGCGAGCTGCTGCTGTACATGGCCGAGCTGGGGCTGCCCGCCGGAACCGAGGCGCTGGATCCGATCACGCCGCAGTATCTGGGGGATCTGATCAGCTGGACCGCCATCGGCGCACGCACCACCGAGTCGCAGACGCACCGGGAAATGGCGAGCGGACTGTCGACGGCGGTCGGGTTCAAGAACGGTACGGATGGCAGTCTCGATGTCGCCATCAACGCCATGCGCTCGGCGGCAAGCCCGCACAGTTTTCTTGGCATCACCCAGCATGACGGCCGCTCGGCGATCATCCGCACCGCGGGGAACCGGTATGGGCATGTCGTCCTGCGGGGTGGAGATCAGCCGAATTATGATTCGGTCAGCATCGCGCTGTGCGAAAAGGCCCTGGCCGATGAGGGGTTGTCGGCCTGCCTGATGGTCGACTGCAGCCATGCCAATTCAAGCAAGGATCCTGGCCTGCAGCCGCTGGTGATGGATAATCTCGTCAATCAGATTGTCGAAGGGAATCGGTCCATTGTCGCGGCAATGATCGAAAGCCATATCGGCTGGGGCAAGCAGAAGCTGGGCGATGACCCCTCAGCCCTTGAGTACGGCGTCTCCATCACCGATGGGTGCATCGACTGGGCAACGACTGAGCGTATGCTACGCGAGGCGGCCGGTAAACTCTCCCAACCGCTTCAGGCGCGGATCGCCTGA
- the hemA gene encoding glutamyl-tRNA reductase yields the protein MPVVSLGLNHESAPLAVREQVVLPAEALDSALSALADRPGVREAAVLSTCNRTEIYAVLAPEATPAILHRWLASQQGLDADWLEPYLYVHEGRDAVVHLLRVTAGLDSLVLGEPQILGQAKLAYRSAADAGLLGQILERLFQHAFSLAKRVRTETAIGTHPVSVAFAAVTLARQIFDRLDRRRALLIGAGEMIELTARHFREQGMGELVIANRSRHRAEALASTCGGSALGLDEIDAFLPKADIIISCTASNEPILSRGQIRTSLRQRRHEPVFMVDLAVPRDIEPSVDRLEDVYLYTVDDLRDVIDRNQRSRAAAAEEAEILVDGQAERFMDWVRTLDAVSAIRRYRLHGEQQREYALEQAQREISAGQPPDQVLEALAHRLTRKLLHLPTLGLRDAARSGDPEIIRQSHRLLGLDDSRDDNE from the coding sequence ATGCCTGTCGTCAGCCTGGGGCTCAACCATGAATCCGCACCGCTCGCCGTCAGGGAGCAGGTGGTTCTCCCGGCGGAAGCGCTGGACAGTGCCCTGTCCGCGCTCGCCGATCGCCCCGGTGTGCGCGAGGCGGCGGTGCTGTCCACCTGCAATCGCACCGAGATCTATGCAGTGCTGGCGCCCGAGGCAACGCCCGCCATCCTGCATCGTTGGCTCGCCAGCCAGCAGGGCCTGGATGCGGACTGGCTGGAGCCCTACCTCTATGTCCACGAGGGCCGTGACGCGGTTGTCCACCTCCTGCGGGTGACGGCGGGGCTCGACTCACTCGTCCTCGGTGAGCCCCAGATCCTTGGGCAGGCCAAGCTGGCCTATCGCTCGGCGGCGGATGCCGGGCTGCTCGGACAGATCCTCGAGCGTCTCTTCCAGCATGCATTCTCGCTTGCCAAGCGCGTACGCACCGAGACGGCCATCGGCACCCACCCGGTCTCGGTGGCCTTCGCAGCGGTCACCCTCGCGCGACAGATATTCGACCGACTCGATCGTCGCCGGGCCCTACTGATCGGGGCCGGCGAAATGATCGAACTGACCGCCCGGCACTTTCGGGAACAGGGCATGGGCGAGCTCGTCATCGCCAATCGCAGCCGCCACCGGGCGGAGGCACTGGCCAGTACCTGCGGTGGCAGTGCGCTGGGGCTCGATGAGATCGACGCGTTCCTCCCGAAGGCCGACATCATCATCTCCTGTACAGCCAGCAATGAACCGATTCTGAGCCGCGGGCAGATCCGCACGAGCCTCCGCCAGCGCCGGCATGAGCCGGTCTTCATGGTGGATCTCGCGGTGCCGCGGGACATCGAGCCCAGCGTGGACCGGCTCGAGGATGTCTATCTGTATACTGTCGACGACCTCCGCGATGTCATTGATCGCAATCAGCGCAGCCGCGCCGCCGCCGCCGAAGAGGCCGAGATACTCGTCGACGGACAGGCCGAGCGGTTTATGGACTGGGTCCGGACGCTGGATGCGGTCAGCGCGATCCGACGCTACCGCCTGCATGGCGAGCAGCAGCGGGAATATGCCCTCGAGCAGGCGCAACGCGAGATCAGCGCCGGCCAGCCGCCTGATCAGGTGCTGGAGGCACTGGCGCACCGCCTGACCCGTAAACTCTTGCACCTGCCCACCCTGGGGCTGCGTGATGCGGCCCGCAGTGGCGATCCGGAAATCATCCGGCAGAGTCATCGCCTGCTGGGCCTCGACGACAGCCGGGACGACAACGAATGA
- a CDS encoding tetratricopeptide repeat protein — protein MERFANRKTFHARQRPCWQRRLGGLLVMGLMAACAPLERDQTPVTESAERAPMAIVMAAELAVARGEIDQAGALYGRIADRMRDGEVVARGARLALRANDMPAAGRLADRWVSLAPDSAEAKRVQGLVRLHQGDTEAAVSRFLEALPTDPGSRDAAIDRLGQRLQDSRLPPEAIEVMRAVAASAPASAGAPLALARLAMARDRPTVALEAVESVLARDPASRGARLIRADALMALDRADEAFAAFQALLAEAPDDEALRYEYARALVSRDREAEALVQFRSLIEAGATRPRLLNATVVLALRAGEDSLALSALQRLRATSGPLSRRSLLLEGRLLRRLDRLEESLDVFDRALRDRPDDVELRYARAMARFAADDRDGGEADLRRILRDHPDNPEALNALGYVLVDQTGQVHEGAALIERAYEIDPDSPAIIDSMGWARFRQGRPDDALAFLERAHEMTNSDPEIAAHLGEVLWALGRRDAARTVWLEAREAADGNHPVLEETMERLDQ, from the coding sequence ATGGAAAGGTTCGCGAATCGAAAGACATTCCATGCCCGGCAGCGGCCGTGCTGGCAACGCCGTCTGGGCGGGCTGCTGGTGATGGGTCTGATGGCTGCCTGTGCCCCGTTGGAGCGCGATCAGACGCCGGTGACTGAGTCGGCCGAGCGCGCGCCCATGGCGATCGTGATGGCGGCGGAACTGGCCGTGGCCCGCGGTGAGATTGATCAGGCTGGCGCACTCTATGGGCGCATCGCCGACCGGATGCGCGACGGGGAAGTCGTCGCACGGGGCGCGCGCCTGGCGCTGAGGGCCAATGACATGCCAGCGGCTGGCCGCCTCGCCGATCGCTGGGTGTCGCTGGCGCCGGACAGTGCCGAGGCAAAGCGTGTCCAGGGGTTGGTCAGATTGCACCAGGGCGACACCGAGGCGGCTGTGAGCCGGTTCCTGGAAGCGCTACCCACCGACCCCGGAAGCCGTGACGCGGCGATCGATCGGCTGGGTCAGCGACTGCAGGACAGTCGCCTTCCGCCGGAAGCCATCGAGGTCATGAGGGCGGTTGCCGCATCGGCGCCGGCGTCGGCGGGTGCGCCGCTCGCCCTGGCACGACTGGCGATGGCGCGTGACCGGCCGACGGTGGCGCTGGAGGCCGTGGAGTCGGTGCTGGCGCGCGATCCGGCCTCCCGCGGTGCCCGACTGATCCGTGCCGATGCACTGATGGCACTGGATCGCGCCGATGAGGCGTTCGCGGCGTTTCAGGCATTGCTCGCCGAGGCGCCGGACGACGAAGCCCTGCGCTATGAGTATGCCCGCGCCCTCGTGTCGCGTGACCGGGAGGCAGAGGCACTGGTCCAGTTTCGATCACTGATCGAGGCGGGCGCGACACGACCGCGACTGCTCAATGCCACGGTTGTCCTGGCGCTGAGAGCGGGTGAGGACAGCCTTGCGCTGAGCGCGCTGCAGCGTCTGCGCGCCACGAGCGGACCGCTCAGCCGCCGCAGTCTGCTGCTCGAAGGTCGGCTGCTCCGTCGTCTCGATCGGCTGGAAGAGAGTCTCGATGTGTTCGACCGCGCCCTCCGGGACCGGCCGGATGATGTGGAGCTGCGCTACGCCCGGGCCATGGCGCGGTTTGCGGCGGATGATCGCGATGGCGGTGAGGCGGACCTGCGCCGTATCCTTCGCGACCACCCGGATAACCCTGAGGCGCTCAATGCGCTCGGCTATGTGCTCGTGGATCAGACCGGCCAGGTTCACGAGGGGGCGGCGCTGATCGAGCGGGCCTATGAGATCGATCCGGACTCGCCCGCGATTATCGACAGCATGGGGTGGGCCCGATTTCGTCAGGGTCGGCCCGATGACGCCCTGGCGTTTCTCGAGCGCGCCCATGAAATGACCAATAGCGATCCCGAGATCGCCGCCCACCTGGGCGAGGTGCTCTGGGCGCTGGGCCGACGGGATGCGGCACGGACGGTCTGGCTCGAGGCGCGGGAGGCGGCTGACGGGAATCACCCGGTACTGGAGGAGACAATGGAGCGACTCGATCAATGA
- the lolB gene encoding lipoprotein insertase outer membrane protein LolB has protein sequence MMRWGWLSRAAALMLLCGLVTACAVRPPQPTATDNGVAVEAWTSPPVPAAWRLSGRTSLRLEDEGVTATVVWDQSGSGYRIDLRGAFGAGSLRIVGDDDVVRLTTADGERYTADSPRELVRAVTGYDLPVSFLRYWVTGRPVPWLDGRVTPDSAGLPSVIRQSGWRVTYEAFRSVGRYRLPERVAVAREGMSVRIAIGDWESRE, from the coding sequence ATGATGCGTTGGGGTTGGTTATCCCGTGCGGCGGCGTTGATGCTGCTGTGTGGGCTCGTGACCGCCTGCGCGGTCCGTCCGCCGCAGCCCACCGCGACGGACAATGGCGTGGCGGTGGAGGCATGGACATCCCCGCCGGTCCCGGCCGCCTGGCGGCTCAGCGGGCGGACGTCGCTCCGGCTCGAAGACGAGGGCGTCACCGCCACCGTTGTGTGGGATCAGTCCGGCTCGGGGTATCGCATCGATCTCCGCGGCGCCTTCGGGGCCGGCAGCCTGCGGATTGTCGGTGATGATGACGTGGTCCGGCTGACCACCGCCGATGGCGAGCGCTATACGGCGGACAGTCCGCGTGAGCTTGTCCGGGCGGTCACCGGCTATGACCTGCCGGTCAGTTTCCTGCGCTACTGGGTGACAGGGCGTCCGGTCCCCTGGCTGGATGGTCGGGTGACACCGGATTCGGCTGGGCTGCCGAGCGTGATCCGCCAGAGTGGCTGGCGCGTCACCTATGAGGCGTTCCGTTCGGTCGGCCGCTACCGCCTGCCTGAGCGGGTTGCCGTCG
- the prfA gene encoding peptide chain release factor 1 produces MNDNLRRKLQSLLERHEEIEQLLADPEIISDNRQFTRLSQEYARLEPLAETLTAFESTEADLATAEELAADGDETMRAMAEEEISDARERLGELERALTLLMIPEDPNDARNTFVEIRAGTGGDEAALFAGDLLRMYLRYAESQGWKTEILSESIGEQGGYREVVARVAGERVYSKLKFESGAHRVQRVPATESQGRIHTSACTVAILPEAAEIDEIEINSADLRIDTFRASGAGGQHVNKTDSAVRVTHMPSGVVVECQEERSQHKNRARALALLQARLMDQQRDAAAAERTETRRLLVGTGDRSDRIRTYNFPQGRVTDHRINLTLYKLESVLSGHLEDIIDPLTSEYQADQLAALAAES; encoded by the coding sequence ATGAATGACAATCTGCGCCGCAAACTCCAGAGTCTGCTGGAGCGCCACGAAGAGATCGAGCAGCTGCTCGCCGATCCGGAGATCATCAGCGACAACCGCCAGTTCACTCGTCTGTCACAGGAGTACGCACGGCTCGAACCACTGGCGGAGACACTCACGGCGTTCGAATCCACCGAGGCCGACCTTGCCACTGCCGAGGAGCTGGCCGCGGATGGCGACGAGACCATGCGGGCCATGGCCGAGGAAGAGATCAGCGACGCGCGGGAGCGTCTGGGTGAACTGGAGCGGGCACTGACGCTGCTGATGATCCCGGAGGATCCCAATGATGCGCGCAACACCTTCGTCGAGATCCGCGCCGGCACGGGCGGCGACGAGGCGGCACTGTTCGCCGGCGATCTGCTGCGGATGTATCTGCGCTACGCCGAGTCTCAGGGATGGAAAACGGAGATCCTCAGCGAGAGCATTGGCGAGCAGGGCGGCTACCGCGAGGTTGTCGCACGGGTCGCCGGCGAACGGGTCTACTCAAAGCTCAAGTTCGAGTCCGGGGCCCATCGCGTGCAGCGCGTTCCCGCCACTGAATCCCAGGGCCGCATCCACACCTCCGCATGCACGGTCGCGATCCTGCCCGAAGCGGCAGAGATCGACGAGATCGAGATCAATTCCGCGGATCTGCGCATCGACACATTCCGCGCCTCCGGCGCCGGCGGTCAGCACGTCAATAAGACCGATTCCGCTGTGCGCGTGACACACATGCCGAGTGGCGTGGTGGTGGAATGCCAGGAGGAGCGCTCGCAGCATAAGAACCGCGCCCGGGCGCTGGCGCTTCTACAGGCGCGTCTGATGGATCAACAGCGCGATGCGGCTGCGGCCGAGCGCACCGAAACCCGACGCTTACTGGTGGGGACCGGCGATCGATCCGATCGAATCCGGACCTACAACTTCCCTCAGGGACGGGTGACTGACCATCGGATCAATCTCACCCTCTACAAGCTCGAATCCGTTCTCAGCGGGCACCTGGAGGACATCATCGATCCGCTGACCAGCGAATACCAGGCCGACCAGCTCGCGGCACTGGCGGCCGAGAGCTAG
- the prmC gene encoding peptide chain release factor N(5)-glutamine methyltransferase, whose protein sequence is MSDGVTLAQAQRRGVELLAATPADADIDVDWLLTAATGLSAAQRRAHPEDPITETAWRRFQALLQRRYRGEPVAYLLGRRGFLDFELVVTSAVLIPRPETEHLVEAALETPAARVLELGTGSGCIAIALARAWPAATVDATDCSAEALTVATQNAAILGADGIRFRLGDWYEPVSGSRYNLIVANPPYIGEQAPEPDQGDARFEPRLALRAEESGLAALRTIIVGAPRHLEPAGRIWLEHGYDQGPAVRECLAAHGFQAIETRRDLAGHERVSGGRLGDTPHE, encoded by the coding sequence GTGAGCGACGGGGTCACCCTTGCACAGGCGCAGCGTCGCGGCGTGGAACTGCTCGCTGCCACGCCGGCCGATGCCGACATCGACGTCGACTGGTTGCTCACCGCTGCGACGGGCCTGAGTGCCGCCCAGCGCCGCGCTCATCCGGAAGATCCGATCACCGAAACCGCCTGGCGACGCTTCCAGGCCCTGCTGCAGCGCCGCTATCGAGGCGAGCCAGTGGCTTATCTACTGGGCCGTCGGGGGTTCCTCGATTTCGAGCTGGTGGTGACGTCGGCCGTGCTGATCCCCCGTCCAGAGACCGAGCATCTGGTGGAAGCGGCATTGGAGACGCCCGCCGCCCGGGTGCTGGAACTGGGCACCGGCAGTGGCTGTATCGCCATCGCTCTGGCCCGCGCCTGGCCTGCTGCCACCGTCGACGCCACTGACTGCTCGGCGGAAGCCCTGACAGTCGCCACGCAGAATGCGGCTATCCTCGGCGCCGACGGGATTCGTTTCCGGCTGGGAGACTGGTACGAACCGGTCTCCGGATCGCGGTACAACCTGATCGTCGCCAACCCGCCCTACATTGGCGAGCAGGCACCGGAACCGGACCAGGGCGATGCCCGGTTCGAACCGCGCCTGGCGCTGCGGGCGGAGGAATCCGGCCTGGCGGCATTGCGGACGATCATCGTCGGCGCGCCCCGGCATCTGGAGCCGGCCGGACGGATCTGGCTCGAGCATGGCTATGATCAGGGGCCCGCTGTCAGGGAGTGCCTGGCGGCGCATGGTTTCCAGGCCATCGAAACCCGGCGCGACCTGGCGGGTCATGAGCGGGTCAGTGGTGGCCGTCTGGGTGACACCCCGCATGAATGA
- the hslO gene encoding Hsp33 family molecular chaperone HslO — MTDRLHRFLFEHADVRGEVVQLDEAFTAITQRAEYGPAVDRLIGEGLAAVALLAATLKYPCDLTLQLQAGGPLRLLLVQAGSDGSLRAMAQTSATVPADAPLDAQAAGGTLAITIDPESDAERYQGVVDLAGGSLGAALEHYFRESEQLATRVWLSAREGHAAGMLIQRLPASDAAGGDADAWARADQLAATITGPELRELAPGEVIRRLFHEEDIRIFDPMPFRFRCRCSRDRVAAMLQGLGEQEMRDTLEAEGLVEVRCDFCNEPYRFDAVDVEAMFTEPANRSPDSGQSH, encoded by the coding sequence ATGACTGACCGGCTCCATCGGTTCCTCTTCGAGCATGCCGACGTCCGCGGCGAAGTCGTCCAGCTGGACGAGGCCTTCACGGCGATCACCCAGCGGGCTGAATACGGACCGGCCGTCGATCGACTGATCGGTGAGGGGTTGGCGGCGGTGGCGCTGCTGGCCGCGACGCTCAAGTATCCCTGCGATCTGACCCTGCAGCTGCAGGCGGGTGGTCCGCTCCGGCTCCTGCTCGTGCAGGCGGGCAGTGATGGCTCACTGCGGGCGATGGCGCAGACCAGCGCGACGGTTCCGGCGGATGCGCCGCTCGACGCGCAGGCCGCCGGCGGGACGCTGGCCATTACCATCGACCCGGAATCGGATGCCGAGCGCTATCAGGGAGTGGTCGATCTGGCGGGTGGTAGTCTCGGGGCGGCGCTGGAGCATTATTTCCGCGAGTCCGAACAACTCGCGACACGGGTCTGGCTGTCGGCGCGGGAGGGCCATGCCGCCGGCATGCTGATTCAGCGGCTGCCGGCCAGCGATGCCGCCGGCGGCGATGCCGATGCCTGGGCGCGGGCGGATCAGCTGGCAGCGACGATCACCGGTCCGGAGCTGCGTGAGCTGGCCCCCGGTGAGGTGATCCGCCGGCTCTTCCACGAGGAGGATATCCGCATTTTCGATCCCATGCCGTTCCGGTTCCGCTGCCGCTGCTCGCGCGACCGGGTCGCCGCGATGCTGCAGGGGCTGGGTGAGCAGGAGATGCGGGACACGCTCGAGGCGGAGGGTCTGGTTGAGGTGCGCTGCGATTTCTGCAACGAGCCCTACCGGTTTGACGCCGTCGATGTCGAGGCGATGTTTACCGAGCCGGCCAACCGCTCACCGGACAGCGGCCAGTCTCACTGA
- a CDS encoding Trm112 family protein, which produces MAIDRKLLDILCCPVTKQPVHMLGRRELKALNERIAGGGVHYQDDSPVEQPLEEGLITANEERVYRVDDGIPVMLEERAINLRAADLK; this is translated from the coding sequence ATGGCCATCGATCGCAAATTACTCGACATTCTTTGCTGTCCGGTTACCAAACAGCCGGTGCATATGCTCGGACGGCGTGAACTCAAGGCCCTCAACGAGCGCATTGCCGGGGGCGGCGTCCACTATCAGGATGATTCCCCCGTGGAGCAGCCACTGGAGGAAGGACTGATCACCGCCAATGAGGAGCGCGTCTACCGGGTGGATGATGGTATCCCCGTCATGCTCGAGGAGCGAGCCATCAATCTGCGCGCCGCCGATCTGAAGTGA
- a CDS encoding HesA/MoeB/ThiF family protein has protein sequence MNDEQLIRYSRQIMVPGLDLAGQERLLASRILLVGAGGLGSAVALYLAASGVGHLSVADFDQVELTNLQRQILHGTSDVGRLKTDSARERLGQINPDVSVEPVNEPLGADNLPAIVAGVDLIIDGSDNFATRFAVNSACVNARKPLISGAVIGMDGQIAVFRPDLDGPCYHCVYPDIGEEALSCSETGVLGPLPGVIGSLQAVEAIKVLTGLGEPLNHRLLSVDALSQRWRRLELRRDPACPVCGRGADQ, from the coding sequence ATGAATGATGAACAGCTGATCCGCTACAGCCGACAGATCATGGTCCCCGGCCTGGATCTGGCCGGTCAGGAGCGGCTCCTGGCGAGTCGGATATTACTGGTAGGGGCCGGTGGCCTCGGCTCAGCCGTCGCCCTGTACCTGGCCGCATCGGGCGTCGGCCATCTCAGCGTCGCCGACTTCGATCAGGTCGAGCTCACCAACCTGCAGCGCCAGATCCTCCATGGCACATCCGATGTGGGCCGACTGAAAACCGATTCCGCCCGTGAGCGGCTGGGTCAGATCAACCCCGACGTGAGCGTCGAGCCCGTCAACGAGCCGCTCGGCGCCGACAACCTGCCCGCCATTGTCGCCGGAGTGGATCTCATCATCGACGGCTCGGATAACTTCGCCACCCGCTTTGCGGTCAACAGCGCCTGCGTCAACGCGCGAAAACCGCTGATCTCCGGGGCCGTCATCGGAATGGACGGTCAGATCGCGGTGTTCCGACCCGACCTGGATGGTCCCTGCTATCACTGTGTCTACCCCGATATCGGCGAGGAGGCCCTGAGCTGCAGCGAGACCGGCGTCCTGGGCCCATTACCCGGCGTCATCGGCAGTCTACAGGCGGTCGAGGCCATCAAGGTGCTGACCGGCCTGGGTGAGCCGCTCAATCACCGGCTCCTGAGTGTCGACGCCCTCAGTCAGCGATGGCGCCGGCTCGAACTGCGCCGCGACCCCGCCTGTCCGGTCTGCGGTCGCGGTGCGGATCAGTGA